ATCAAATGAATCTTCTGTTTCTCGTTTTCTCTCCTGTCAATTAAAAATCAGtccaaattaaattttaaaaacaggagattgatttttaatgagtgaaaacatttgaaCGCTCACAGGTTCTCAAagataaatctttaaaaaagtaaagacaGGATGTATAACATCCACTTCCATCCGAAAAACACAACTATGTCaaaaaaacatcattaacatGCAGACGCGTTCTGTAAGTTCAGTCCTGAGGTTTCAGAAAAATTTTCTTTATGTTCGTTTCTACGATGTTTTGATTGACGTCCTCGTCCGTCGATGCTCGCTCTCGCTTCTTCTCAAACTTCCTCTTCATGCTCCCGACCAAACTCTCGTACCTGAAACGATGAAAATAAATCGTATCAAATCAGTTAAAATCATCTTTTATGgtgtttgattaaaaaatcaTGCAGCTGAATAAACGTCTTAAAttgcaaactgaaaaaaaatctgtgatttaactttttttacaGGTTGAATGAcacttttttaatataaaatatatatatataatattttaatctatgatgaaatgtattaataattatttaagtACAACCTCAGAGCCATTTCTTCATCTGTGACGTCTGTTTGCATCCtgctcgtctcctcctcttcctcagctttGTCTTCGTCTCTCGgattcatcaacatcatcagttTCTGTGTCAGACAATAAAAAACGTCGCCAtcctcacttttatttttcacatattGACCTTTAAATATCGCACATGAGACGATTTATTCAGCTTTAATCAGTGAGAAGAGTCTTGATGAGTTATTAGATGAGTTATTGATTAGttggaaaaggaggaagaagaggtaaAGAAACTTGTTCCAGATGTTTGAGCGGTTGTGTCACCGTCTTCGACGTTAACTCTGACACacatgagaagaagaaaagtgagaCAAACCTCCACTTCAGGATTAAATCCTCTGAATGACAAGCGACCGAACTTCAGATCTTCACATGGAACAAAACTCTTCTCCTCTATGATCAGAttcctgggggggggggcagaacgTGACGTCATGTTGCTgcctcacatcatcacatctccactaaacaggaagtgacaccaGACTGTTTCCTGCGCTACaaatcaccatgacaacagcagTGGAGAGTAACTAAGTATTTTACTCAAATAGTTGAGTATGAACACGAGGCTTCATCCTGACATGTGAGAAGTCCTGCTCTGCTTCTTACACTGATCTGTGACTCACTCTTTAGCTTTGAGCTCAGGCAGGTCCAGGTACCAGTGCTCATCACTGATGATTCTCCGCtcgtcctcctccagctgcttcttGGTCTCAGCGTCCAGACCTCTCTGCATGAACTGAACATCACCAGCACGTTAACTTTTAATAACAGTAGAAACACAGACGTATACAGACGAAACCTCTCTTTCCAATTAGAGTCATTAGTTCagcaggtttcactttttaattttacacGTAAAGTTTAAACTTTATCACAAACTTCAGACgatgtttaacattttactgAGGAAATAAAGACTCGACTGCTAACGGGCTAACCAGGACGGCTGCTAACGATATTAGCATCAGTTAGCAAACACAGCTTCACTTACTTTCATGCGCAAGAGGTTTTTAGAAAGTTTCACTGAATCACTGGACATTTTCaccagagagagggtgagacagagcgagtgagacagagagagggtgagacagagcgagtgagacagagagagggtgagacagagcgagtgagacagagagagggtgCGAACAGTTAGCTTCAGGCTAACAGCTAAATCCACGAgcatctgctgctctgacagaCAGAAGCAGACGAACGTCGAGCGGCCCGGAAGTCAAGTTAATCTACCTCTGATGTTATCGATGtccaaaaacaatgttttttataataacaataacaacaataacaacaataacaacaatcataacaataataacaataataacgataataacgataacaacaataataacaataataacgaTCATAATAAAGTTCATTTTAAGGGTTCAGAAAAAACAAGTGAACGCGCTCAGCTACGTCATAAACAGGCGCCGTGCGGTTTGTTTACTGGCGGTAGAAAATGGAGGCGGACACGGAGGAGGCCTCGGCCTCGGCCCCGGCAGCAGCTTTGCTGGGCTCCGTGCTGAGCCTCGGTGGTCCTCCGGTGTTCGCCCCGCAAATGTGTGAGCTGTACCGGCTGCAGGCGGCCGTGCTGCGGCGGCGGAGGCAGCGGGAGCTGATGGAACGGGAACGGCGGAGGAGGCAGTACCTGCGGAGGAGGAGAGCCTTCCTCCTGTCTTCCATCGCGGCTGCGCTCAgtctcctctccaccaccagcAGACCCGTCTGGGTCCGGGACCGAGGCCCCGGGCAGAACCTCTGGGCCACGGCCGAAGCGTTCGACGACGAGGAGTGGAAGGCGCAGTTCCGTGTGTCCCGGTCCACCTTCGACTTCCTGCTGGAACTGATCGGTCCGGCGATTAAACGCCGCAAAACGAACTACCGCGTCCCGATCGAGCCGGGCCGCCGGCTGGCCATCACACTGTGGTGGTTGGCCCGGTCCGGGGAGTACCGCTCCATCGCAGACATGTTCGGGGTGGGGATCGCCACCGTGTGCAACATCGTGCGTCAGGTCGCCTGCGCCATCGTGGAGCGGCTGTTTCACCGCTTCGTGTCGCTGCCCAGCGGCCCGCGGCTGGACGACACCCTCCAGGCCTTCAAGGACCGCTGCTACCCGCAGTGCGCCGGGGCCATCGGCGGGACCCACATCCCCATCGCTCCTCCGAGGGAGAACCCCGACCACTACATCAACCGAAGCGGCTGGCACTCCGTCATCCTGCAGGCGGTGGTGGACCACAACGTCTGGTAAGAACCGTGTCTGGTAACATGAACATGGTCCGACGTCCCGGTGACGTGTGTTTCTGTCCCGGCAGCTTCACGGATGTGTACGCCGGTTGGCccggaagcagcagcagcgccacGGTGCTGTGCAGCTCGGACCTGTATCTGAAAGCTGAGGACCGGCCCGACGGATACCTGTTCCCCAGAGAGGTGAGGTCAGAGGAGATCTGAGGAGATCTGAGGAGGTCAGGTCAGGTCAGGTCAGGTCATGTGAGGTCAGAGGAGATCTGAGGAGGTCGTGTGAGGTCAGGTCAGGTCATGTGAGGTCAGAGGAGATCTGAGGAGGTCAGGTGAGGTCAGGTCAGGTCATGTGAGGTCAGAGGAGATGTGAGGAGGTCGTTCACCtttgtattaaaatgtttgttttcttagtTAAAGTTCtatacagctgttttcagactgcAGTTTCTGGAAGGGCCTCCAAgctgttttaataaataaatggagtTAGTGTTTCTCACGTGAAGCAGCATTCTGTAGACTCAGTGAAGTTACTACATGCAGCTGGAACACTCAGTCACAACATCATCTCAGAGGCAGCTTCAGATAACTAATTTAGATGTTAGTGGAGTCTTTGCTTCACACATGGATTATTTCTCGCATGAAGTTGAACCTGACCTCTGTGTTTCAGAGATCACTCCTGTCCGACGGCGTGGAGATCCCTGTCCATCTGATCGGAGATGCTTCATTCCCTCTGAAGCCATGGCTGATGAAGGGTTAcagtgaggagcagcagctgtcCCCTGAGCAGCGTCGCTTCTCATACACCGTGTCCTCTGCCCGGTCTGTGGTCGACGCTGCCTTCACCCGCCTGAAAGGACGCTGGAGATGTCTGCT
This genomic interval from Paralichthys olivaceus isolate ysfri-2021 chromosome 7, ASM2471397v2, whole genome shotgun sequence contains the following:
- the mphosph6 gene encoding M-phase phosphoprotein 6, which encodes MLVDLAVSLKLTVRTLSLSHSLCLTLSLSHSLCLTLSLSHSLCLTLSLVKMSSDSVKLSKNLLRMKFMQRGLDAETKKQLEEDERRIISDEHWYLDLPELKAKENLIIEEKSFVPCEDLKFGRLSFRGFNPEVEKLMMLMNPRDEDKAEEEEETSRMQTDVTDEEMALRYESLVGSMKRKFEKKRERASTDEDVNQNIVETNIKKIFLKPQD
- the LOC109647239 gene encoding uncharacterized protein, coding for MEADTEEASASAPAAALLGSVLSLGGPPVFAPQMCELYRLQAAVLRRRRQRELMERERRRRQYLRRRRAFLLSSIAAALSLLSTTSRPVWVRDRGPGQNLWATAEAFDDEEWKAQFRVSRSTFDFLLELIGPAIKRRKTNYRVPIEPGRRLAITLWWLARSGEYRSIADMFGVGIATVCNIVRQVACAIVERLFHRFVSLPSGPRLDDTLQAFKDRCYPQCAGAIGGTHIPIAPPRENPDHYINRSGWHSVILQAVVDHNVCFTDVYAGWPGSSSSATVLCSSDLYLKAEDRPDGYLFPRERSLLSDGVEIPVHLIGDASFPLKPWLMKGYSEEQQLSPEQRRFSYTVSSARSVVDAAFTRLKGRWRCLLKKSDIDISMMPRIVAACCVLHNICEIRGDGFLPEWNVDMAPSGTYLRQPDTEGYAGDTYCAAEVIRDTITYNLLTILQY